A single window of Aphidius gifuensis isolate YNYX2018 linkage group LG1, ASM1490517v1, whole genome shotgun sequence DNA harbors:
- the LOC122859825 gene encoding LIM/homeobox protein Awh-like, with protein sequence MKTENKSDIESSELNNIKIKNSSVTDNDSDSTSVKIESNDGIDMDCGGCGERIKDKFLLCVGGKSWHSRCLKCCACARPLHEQRSCFLRGMRLYCRHDYALNFGAKCSKCGRNVGAGDWVRRAKDRVYHLACFACDACSRQLSTGEQFALFDARLLCKVHYLDVVEGNNTSSSEDCDSEHGGKGSKTKRVRTTFTEEQLSVLQANFQLDSNPDGQDLERIAHVTGLSKRVTQVWFQNSRARQKKHSGKIKTQMHHSSPLQHHPNDLYPGNMVGGYFGGYQGGSVGSESPESPLTPLTPLTPMTPTTPTHLQQPQFCHQ encoded by the exons ATGaag accGAGAACAAATCAGATATTGAATCAtctgaattaaataatataaaaattaaaaattcatcagttACTGATAATGACAGTGATAGCACAAGTGTTAAAATTGAAAGTAATGATGGTATTGATATGGATTGTGGTGGTTGTGGTGAaagaataaaagataaatttttattatgcgTCGGAGGTAAAAGTTGGCATTCAAGATGTCTTAAATGTTGTGCATGTGCTAGACCACTTCATGAACAACGTTCATGTTTTCTACGGGGTATGAGATTATATTGTCGTCATGATTATGCCTT aaATTTTGGTGCAAAATGTTCAAAATGTGGAAGAAATGTTGGTGCAGGTGATTGGGTAAGACGTGCAAAAGATCGTGTTTATCATTTGGCATGTTTTGCTTGTGATGCCTGTTCACGTCAGCTATCAACTGGTGAACAATTTGCTCTATTTGATGCAAGATTATTATGTAAAGTACATTATCTTGATGTTGTTGAGGGAAATAATACATCATCATCTGAAGATTGTGATTCTGAGCATGGTGGAAAAGGAAGTAAAACAAAACGTGTTAGAACAACATTTACTGAAGAACAATTATCAGTACTTCAAGCAAATTTTCAGCTTGATAGTAATCCAGATGGACAAGATTTAGAAAGAATAGCACATGTTACTGGACTAAGTAAAAGAGTTACACAAGTATGGTTTCAAAATTCACGTGCAAGACAAAAGAAACACagtggaaaaattaaaacacaaa TGCATCATTCATCACCATTGCAACATCATCCAAATGATCTTTATCCTGGTAATATGGTTGGTGGTTATTTTGGTGGATATCAAGGTGGTAGTGTTGGCAGTGAAAGTCCAGAGAGTCCTTTAACACCTTTGACACCCTTAACGCCGATGACCCCAACGACGCCTACTCATTTACAACAGCCCCAATTCTGCCATCAGTGA